The genomic segment TCGTCTGGTTCGCACTGAGCGTGATGGGCCGGACGGACCCGTCACCGAAGGCGAAGTTGACGATGCCGGTGTGGCGGCTGCTAAAATTTACCCAGTCGGGTGTGGTAGACAGGCCAAAAGCGGTGGGCAGGGTACCGGCCCCGAACCAGGTGACGACGAAGTCCCGGGAACCCGTCGCCGTGCCGAACAGTGATTCACCGAACGCGATGGTGTTCGAGGTGCCGTCGGTGATCGCCACAATTTTTGTTTGCGAATTCGCGTCGTAAATGCCCTGAAACGCCGGATATGCGGACCCCCAATATCCCCCACAGCCAATGTAGTTGGAGCGGCCCCACTCGTTGCCGTACGAGTTGTTGAAGAAGCTGCCGTCGGGGCAGTAATCGATTGCCACGTAGTAGGTGGAGGGAGAATTGCCGCCCGCCCAGTACGCGTCAATGATGCCGGTACTGGGGGTGGCGTTCTGGGCGCTGTCCGACGGGCACAGGTAGGTCTTGATGCGCGTGTAGGCCGGGACGAAGCCGTACCCGGTGTGGTTGCCGTCGCTCGAGTACGGCGGCGTGTTGTAGGCCCAGGCCCCCTGCGTGGTGTTCAACGTCAGGTACGCCTGCGGGATCAGGTTGAACGTAGCGGTCTGTTCCACGTACGGCAACAGGTACACCAGGACGCCCGTGAAGGGGCCGCCGCCCACGTACGCGGAGTTGGCGCCGTTGTTGCTGTTCGGGCTATAGTTGATGCCGGGCGGGAGTATACCGTAGCTGCTCTCGTAGTTCATCGCGGCCAGCCCGACCTGTTTCAGGTTGTTGGTGCAGCTCATGCGCGCGGCCGCCTCGCGCACCTTCTGGACGGCGGGCAGGAGCAGGCCGATCAGGATCGCGATGATGGCGATCACCACCAAAAGCTCGATCAGCGTGAACGCGCGTCGGGAGCGAAACCGTGTGAGCCTCATAATGCAACCCTCGGACCGTGAAAATGAAATACCCCGGGTGCAACGACCTGGGGCGCGCCGGGACGCAGCAGCAACCGATCAGTTACTGCGACCAAAAAACTGTCGGCTAAATAGCCGATACTCTTGGGCAAAGTATCGTGTGGACGATAAACTGGAGAGATTCGGGGCGCGAGTGCCCTACATGCAAATTCCGTTGTAACTGACACTACTTACAAGAGCAAGCACGGAAAAAATGAGATTTTTCGGCCTTAGCCGCCCAGCCGTACAACGCCTCTTATCTTTGACCCGCGATTTCGAGAAAGGTTTCGCCGGTAACCGTTCACAGGAGACTGGCCCTGCGTTTTTCAGGGCTTTTTGCATGAGGTCCGTGAGTGGTTGCCTCACATACCCGTCTTCCGTAATTGAACGGACGCGATGACGCCTGTCCCTCAACCGCCGGAACTCCCGAGCGACCTGCCCCCACAGGTCGTGGCGTATATCCGCATTCTTGAGGCCACGATTGCCGAACTCACCGCCCAGGTCACCGGGCTCACCACCCGCGTCGCGGAACTCGAGGCCCGTCTCAACCAGAACTCCACCAACTCGTCCAAGCCCCCTTCGTCCGACGCCCCGCACGTGAAACCGGCCCCGCCCAAGCCGCCCTCGGGCAAGAGACGAGGCGGGCAACCGGGGCACCCCAAAGCCGAACGCACCCTGCTGCCGCCCGATGAGATCCGGGCACTTAAGCCGTCCACGTGCCGGGACTGTGCGCACCCGTTGACCGGGGACGACCCACAACCGGCCGTTCATCAGGTCCACGAGATCCCCGTCATCACGCCTCACGTCACCGAGTATCGGTGCCACCGGCTCCGGTGCCCGCACTGCGGCACGACGACCGCGGCGACGGTGCCGGCCGAGGCGGCGACCGGATACGGACCCCGGGCTCAGGCGGTGGCCGCGGTGCTCACCGGCTCGTGCCGCCTGGGCAAGCGCGGCACGAGCCAATTGTTCGCCGACCTGTTCGGCCTGCCCCTGAGCCCGGCGATGGTGTGCAAGCTCCAGCACCGAACCGCGGAGGCGTTGAAGCCGGTGGCCGAGGACGCCCTGATCTACACCCGCGGACAACCGGCCAACGTGGACGAGACCGGCTGGACCCAAGGCCGCAAGCGGGCCTGGTTGTGGGTGGCCGTGACCACGTTCGTGGTGGCCTTCCTGATCCGAAAGACCCGGGGCCGAAGCGC from the Frigoriglobus tundricola genome contains:
- a CDS encoding DUF1559 domain-containing protein, whose product is MRLTRFRSRRAFTLIELLVVIAIIAILIGLLLPAVQKVREAAARMSCTNNLKQVGLAAMNYESSYGILPPGINYSPNSNNGANSAYVGGGPFTGVLVYLLPYVEQTATFNLIPQAYLTLNTTQGAWAYNTPPYSSDGNHTGYGFVPAYTRIKTYLCPSDSAQNATPSTGIIDAYWAGGNSPSTYYVAIDYCPDGSFFNNSYGNEWGRSNYIGCGGYWGSAYPAFQGIYDANSQTKIVAITDGTSNTIAFGESLFGTATGSRDFVVTWFGAGTLPTAFGLSTTPDWVNFSSRHTGIVNFAFGDGSVRPITLSANQTMFIYASAMSDGNVVDFSQLGQ
- the tnpC gene encoding IS66 family transposase, whose amino-acid sequence is MTPVPQPPELPSDLPPQVVAYIRILEATIAELTAQVTGLTTRVAELEARLNQNSTNSSKPPSSDAPHVKPAPPKPPSGKRRGGQPGHPKAERTLLPPDEIRALKPSTCRDCAHPLTGDDPQPAVHQVHEIPVITPHVTEYRCHRLRCPHCGTTTAATVPAEAATGYGPRAQAVAAVLTGSCRLGKRGTSQLFADLFGLPLSPAMVCKLQHRTAEALKPVAEDALIYTRGQPANVDETGWTQGRKRAWLWVAVTTFVVAFLIRKTRGRSAFDDLRAGSTAVHTTDRYPVYTHLSKHTRQLCWAHLRRDFQAMIDRGGSGTAIGAALLASSDALFEHWYRVRDGTLARSTFRSNYVPELRHQIGEHLRTGAACGCAKTAATCGDLLAVEASLWTFARVVGVEPTNNAAEREVRHAVCWRKTSFGTDSERGSRFVERILTVLASCRRQNRNVLAFLTDAIRAHRNGEPAPTLLPA